A window of Streptomyces sp. DG1A-41 contains these coding sequences:
- a CDS encoding molybdenum cofactor biosynthesis protein MoaE has protein sequence MAADRAREHPGERAHPQPVRLLAIRRTPLCLEEVFQAVGDEAAGGIALFVGTVRNHDAGADVNGLGYSCHPTAEAELLRIAQKAVANHPVRALAAVHRVGELAVGDTAVVVAVACPHRGDAFAACRQLIDDLKHEVPIWKHQKFSDGTEEWVGA, from the coding sequence GTGGCAGCCGACCGAGCCCGCGAGCACCCCGGTGAGCGGGCGCATCCGCAGCCGGTCAGGCTGCTCGCGATACGACGGACACCGCTCTGTCTGGAGGAGGTCTTCCAGGCCGTCGGCGACGAAGCGGCAGGCGGGATCGCGCTGTTCGTCGGCACGGTGCGCAACCACGACGCGGGCGCGGACGTGAACGGACTGGGGTATTCGTGCCACCCGACAGCCGAGGCCGAGCTGCTGCGGATCGCGCAGAAGGCCGTGGCGAACCACCCGGTGCGCGCCCTCGCCGCGGTGCACCGGGTCGGAGAACTGGCGGTGGGCGACACAGCGGTCGTGGTCGCCGTGGCATGTCCCCACCGGGGAGATGCCTTCGCAGCCTGCAGGCAACTGATCGACGACCTCAAGCACGAAGTGCCCATCTGGAAACACCAGAAGTTCTCGGACGGGACCGAGGAATGGGTCGGCGCGTGA
- a CDS encoding helix-turn-helix transcriptional regulator has protein sequence MSSHVAPDDQATSGLDRRSELREFLRSRRARLRPEDVGLPSYGRRRVPGLRREELAQLAGVSYAYYARLEQGYGETMSAEVLDAVAHALRLSEEEREHLVRLAQPERQGTPQAAPPPQRLRPSVQHLLDGLGVPAYVVSRRLEILGWNRLAAAVFGDWAQLAPQERNMARLIFLSPQTRDRFADPERTALAAAGALRMNVGKSPEDSYLSSLIEELSQKSEEFRRLWARHEVSCGTVGDVVRMRHPLVGEFDLVHEPMALRGGAPMRLVTYHAEPGSRSEEALRMLASWELEPQR, from the coding sequence ATGTCTTCACATGTGGCGCCCGATGACCAAGCGACGTCCGGACTTGACCGGCGTAGCGAGCTGAGGGAGTTCCTGCGTTCTCGCAGGGCCCGGCTCAGGCCCGAGGACGTGGGCCTGCCGTCCTACGGGCGGCGGCGGGTTCCCGGATTGCGGCGCGAGGAGCTGGCGCAGCTCGCGGGGGTGTCGTACGCGTACTACGCGCGCCTGGAGCAGGGATACGGCGAGACGATGTCGGCCGAGGTGCTGGACGCCGTCGCCCACGCCCTGCGCCTGAGTGAGGAGGAGCGGGAGCATCTGGTCCGGCTGGCCCAGCCCGAACGGCAGGGCACGCCGCAGGCCGCGCCTCCGCCGCAGCGGCTGCGGCCCAGCGTCCAGCATCTGCTCGACGGGCTCGGCGTGCCCGCCTACGTTGTCAGCCGGCGCCTGGAGATTCTGGGGTGGAACCGGCTCGCCGCCGCCGTCTTCGGGGACTGGGCCCAACTGGCGCCCCAGGAACGCAACATGGCCCGGCTGATCTTCCTCTCGCCTCAGACACGCGACCGGTTCGCCGACCCGGAACGGACGGCTCTGGCAGCCGCCGGCGCTCTGCGCATGAACGTCGGCAAAAGCCCCGAGGATTCCTACCTCTCTTCGCTGATCGAGGAGTTGTCGCAGAAGAGCGAGGAGTTCCGGAGGTTGTGGGCACGGCACGAGGTGAGCTGCGGGACCGTTGGCGACGTCGTGCGGATGCGGCACCCGCTGGTAGGAGAGTTCGACCTCGTCCACGAGCCCATGGCGTTGCGCGGGGGCGCCCCGATGCGGCTGGTCACCTACCACGCCGAGCCGGGCTCCCGGTCGGAGGAGGCCCTGCGGATGTTGGCCAGTTGGGAGCTGGAGCCGCAGCGCTGA
- a CDS encoding SDR family oxidoreductase: MSKIWFITGSSRGFGRQFAQAALERGDKVAATARGTDSLADLVAAHGEAILPLPLDVTDKAAATEAVKRAHEHFGRLDVVVNNAGYGLFGAVEELTEQQVRDQMETNFFGALWVTQAALPLLRAQGSGHIVQISSVGGVTAFPNLGVYNASKWALEALSEALSQEVAGFGIKVTLVEPGGFATDWSGPSATFAERLPAYDDLRTALAAYWSTTQPGDPAATGAALLKIVDADNPPLRVFFGTSPLQLVPQVYADRLKTWEEWADVATEAQGSVA, encoded by the coding sequence GTGAGCAAGATCTGGTTCATCACCGGCTCATCCCGCGGCTTCGGCCGCCAGTTCGCCCAGGCGGCCCTGGAGCGCGGCGACAAGGTCGCGGCGACCGCCCGCGGCACCGACTCCCTCGCGGACCTGGTGGCCGCCCACGGCGAGGCGATCCTTCCCCTCCCCCTGGATGTCACCGACAAGGCCGCCGCCACCGAGGCTGTCAAGCGGGCGCACGAGCACTTCGGCCGCCTGGACGTCGTCGTCAACAACGCCGGCTACGGCCTGTTCGGTGCAGTCGAGGAGCTGACGGAACAGCAGGTCCGCGACCAGATGGAGACCAACTTCTTCGGCGCCCTGTGGGTCACCCAGGCCGCCCTGCCCCTCCTGCGGGCACAGGGCAGCGGCCACATCGTGCAGATCTCCAGCGTCGGCGGCGTCACCGCCTTCCCCAACCTCGGCGTCTACAACGCCTCCAAGTGGGCCCTGGAGGCACTGAGCGAGGCCCTCTCCCAGGAGGTCGCCGGCTTCGGCATCAAGGTCACGCTCGTCGAGCCGGGCGGCTTCGCCACCGACTGGTCCGGCCCCTCCGCCACCTTCGCCGAGCGGCTTCCCGCCTACGACGACCTGCGCACGGCCCTCGCCGCCTACTGGAGCACCACCCAGCCCGGCGACCCTGCCGCCACCGGCGCGGCCCTGCTGAAGATCGTGGACGCCGACAACCCGCCCCTGCGGGTCTTCTTCGGCACCTCCCCGCTCCAGCTCGTCCCGCAGGTCTACGCCGACCGGCTGAAGACCTGGGAGGAATGGGCCGACGTCGCCACCGAGGCCCAGGGCAGCGTCGCGTAA
- the moaA gene encoding GTP 3',8-cyclase MoaA: MLIDTYDRVATDLRVSLTDRCNLRCTYCMPEEGLQWLAKPDLLTDDEIVRLIDIAVTSLGIEEVRFTGGEPLLRPGLVGIVERVAALEPRPRMSLTTNGIGLKRTAAALKAAGLDRVNVSLDTLRPDVFKTLTRRDRHKDVVEGLHAARDAGLTPVKVNSVLLPGLNDDEAPDLLAWAVEHDYELRFIEQMPLDAQHGWKRDGMITAGDILTSLRTHFDLTPEGEQKRGSAPAERWLVDGGPHVVGVIASVTRPFCAACDRTRLTADGQIRTCLFAREETDLRAALRSGAPDEEIARIWRLAMWGKKAGAGLDDPTFVQPDRPMSAIGG, translated from the coding sequence GTGCTCATCGACACCTACGACCGAGTGGCCACCGACCTGAGGGTCTCGCTGACCGACCGGTGCAACCTGCGCTGCACCTACTGCATGCCCGAGGAGGGCCTGCAGTGGCTGGCCAAGCCCGACCTGCTCACGGACGACGAGATCGTCCGCCTGATCGACATCGCCGTCACCTCCCTCGGCATCGAGGAAGTCCGCTTCACCGGCGGCGAGCCCCTGCTGCGGCCGGGCCTGGTCGGCATCGTCGAGCGCGTCGCGGCCCTCGAGCCGCGCCCCCGGATGTCGCTGACCACCAACGGCATCGGCCTCAAGCGCACCGCGGCCGCCCTGAAGGCGGCGGGCCTGGACCGGGTCAACGTCTCCCTCGACACCCTCCGCCCGGACGTCTTCAAGACCCTCACCCGCCGCGACCGCCACAAGGACGTCGTCGAGGGCCTGCACGCCGCGCGCGACGCGGGCCTCACCCCGGTCAAGGTCAACTCGGTCCTGCTGCCGGGGCTCAACGACGACGAGGCCCCCGACCTCCTCGCCTGGGCCGTGGAGCACGACTACGAACTGCGCTTCATCGAGCAGATGCCCCTGGACGCCCAGCACGGCTGGAAGCGCGACGGCATGATCACCGCCGGGGACATCCTGACCTCCCTGCGCACCCACTTCGACCTCACCCCCGAGGGTGAGCAGAAGCGCGGCTCGGCCCCCGCCGAACGCTGGCTGGTCGACGGCGGCCCCCATGTCGTCGGCGTCATCGCCTCCGTCACCCGCCCCTTCTGCGCGGCCTGCGACCGCACCCGCCTGACCGCCGACGGACAGATCCGCACGTGCCTGTTCGCCCGGGAGGAGACCGACCTCCGCGCCGCCCTCCGCTCGGGCGCCCCCGACGAGGAGATCGCCCGCATCTGGCGCCTGGCGATGTGGGGCAAGAAGGCGGGAGCGGGCCTGGACGACCCGACCTTCGTGCAGCCGGACAGGCCGATGTCGGCGATCGGAGGCTGA
- a CDS encoding XdhC/CoxI family protein yields the protein MLNIADTLHRWCREARPFALATVVQISGSAPLPPGTALAVDTDGEAVGSISGGCVEGAVYELCQQVLETGEPPIRASFGYSDDDAFAVGLTCGGEIEVLVQRVDPADEPHLTTALEHVSAGVPVAVAQVIDGPQRLLGRTLSVFGGGSAYDGTLGSRQQDRTVATQVRALLRAGRTARVEVGGDADTCPEKLTLLVHTRAAPPRMLIFGAVDFAAALSQAGRFLGYHVTVCDARPVFATPARFPYADEVVADWPHRYLERAEVDARTAICVLTHDAKFDIPLLRLALDLPVGYIGAMGSRRTHEHRLERLREAGVPEEHLARLRSPIGLDLGAHTPEETAVSITAEIIARVNNGTGLPLSHIPGPIHRCGPTAQVSSPAELLAI from the coding sequence ATGCTGAACATCGCGGACACGCTGCACCGCTGGTGCCGCGAGGCCCGCCCCTTCGCCCTCGCCACCGTCGTCCAGATCAGCGGCAGCGCACCCCTGCCACCCGGCACAGCACTGGCCGTGGACACCGACGGCGAGGCGGTCGGCAGCATCTCCGGGGGATGCGTGGAAGGCGCCGTCTACGAACTGTGCCAACAGGTGCTGGAGACGGGCGAACCCCCGATACGGGCCTCGTTCGGCTACTCCGACGACGACGCCTTCGCCGTGGGTCTGACCTGCGGCGGCGAGATCGAGGTCCTGGTCCAGCGGGTCGACCCCGCCGACGAGCCCCACCTCACCACCGCCCTGGAACACGTGTCGGCCGGTGTGCCCGTCGCCGTGGCACAGGTGATCGACGGGCCGCAGCGACTTCTCGGCCGCACCCTGTCCGTTTTCGGGGGCGGCAGCGCGTACGACGGGACCTTGGGCAGCCGACAGCAGGACCGTACGGTGGCCACCCAGGTCCGCGCGCTGCTGCGGGCAGGCCGGACCGCCCGCGTCGAAGTCGGCGGGGACGCCGACACCTGCCCGGAGAAGCTGACACTCCTGGTCCACACCCGCGCGGCGCCGCCCCGCATGCTGATCTTCGGCGCCGTCGACTTCGCCGCCGCCCTCAGCCAGGCCGGACGCTTCCTCGGCTACCACGTCACCGTCTGCGACGCCCGTCCCGTCTTCGCCACCCCGGCCCGCTTTCCGTACGCCGACGAGGTCGTCGCCGACTGGCCGCACCGCTACCTGGAGCGCGCCGAGGTCGACGCCCGTACCGCGATCTGCGTCCTCACCCACGACGCCAAGTTCGACATCCCCCTGCTCCGCCTGGCCCTCGATCTTCCGGTCGGCTACATCGGCGCGATGGGCTCCCGCCGCACCCACGAACACCGCCTGGAACGTCTGCGTGAGGCCGGCGTGCCCGAGGAACACCTCGCCCGCCTGCGCTCACCGATCGGACTCGACCTCGGCGCCCACACCCCCGAAGAGACGGCGGTCTCCATCACCGCCGAGATCATCGCCCGCGTCAACAACGGCACCGGCCTGCCCCTGTCCCACATCCCCGGCCCCATCCACCGTTGTGGCCCCACGGCCCAGGTGTCGTCGCCGGCCGAACTCCTGGCCATATGA
- a CDS encoding xanthine dehydrogenase family protein molybdopterin-binding subunit, which translates to MSQQPQAAVGAPLSRVDGRLKVTGQAKYAADHDIDGVVHAVVVDSSIGRGRITGIDTRAANALRGVLGVISHLDKPRLAYRDNPGPFPGQRLRVFQDDAVRFFGQPVAVVVATTLEAAQHAADLVKISYDAEKPSTDLTRSPAVDGPPFTRPYARGDAQEALGSADVRLDLTYRLSRNHHNPMETQATIARWDGDKLTVWDKTQWVIGTRNELAAVFGIPQENVRVLSPFIGGAFGNGLRTWPHVTIAALAARELGRPVKLALTRRQMYFTVGYRPAYEYKLSLGSTRRGRLTAMTHDYKYETSRYEQFWEANMALGQMLYAVPNVSQNVQIVPLDVSTPQWMRGPGYGSAAFVIETAVDELAHKLGIDPIELRLRNEPGEDPSTQQPFSTRRLRECFRVGARAFGWHRRNPRPRSTRDGDWLIGTGVATGCYDVFRREAHAHARLDADGTAVVQSATHDTGTGTYTSMTQVAADALGLAVRNVTFRLGDSAMPPAPAQGASTTMLSVGSAVQDTCDKLRQQAIRLAVEDERSPLHGVAPDDVVVRGGRLHVKGNTARGEAYRQLLARNNRTHLEARGSYTPEEESRFSMYGYAAMFAEVAVDARLGLVRVRRMLGVYDAGRIISPKLAESQAIGGMVGGIGAALLEHTVTDHRDGRIVNANLADYLVPVNADIPDLKAVYLDGEDYKAAPIGVKSLGELVQIGVAPAIANAVFHATGRRVRELPITAEALL; encoded by the coding sequence GTGAGCCAGCAGCCGCAGGCAGCCGTCGGAGCGCCGCTGTCCCGGGTGGACGGGCGGCTGAAGGTGACCGGCCAGGCCAAGTACGCCGCCGACCACGACATCGACGGCGTCGTCCACGCCGTCGTCGTCGACAGCAGCATCGGCCGCGGACGTATCACCGGCATCGACACCCGCGCCGCCAATGCCCTGCGCGGAGTCCTGGGCGTCATCAGCCACCTCGACAAGCCCAGGCTGGCCTACCGCGACAACCCGGGCCCCTTCCCGGGCCAGCGGCTGCGCGTCTTCCAGGACGACGCGGTCCGGTTCTTCGGCCAGCCGGTCGCCGTCGTGGTGGCCACCACGCTGGAGGCCGCACAGCACGCCGCCGACCTGGTGAAGATCTCCTACGACGCCGAGAAGCCGTCGACCGACCTGACCCGCAGCCCGGCCGTGGACGGGCCGCCCTTCACGCGGCCCTATGCGCGGGGCGATGCCCAGGAAGCGCTGGGTTCCGCGGACGTCCGGTTGGACCTGACCTACCGTCTCTCCCGCAACCACCACAATCCGATGGAGACTCAGGCCACCATCGCCCGCTGGGACGGCGACAAGCTCACCGTGTGGGACAAGACCCAGTGGGTGATCGGCACGCGGAACGAGCTCGCGGCCGTGTTCGGCATCCCGCAGGAGAACGTGCGCGTCCTCTCGCCGTTCATCGGCGGCGCCTTCGGCAACGGCCTGCGCACCTGGCCGCACGTCACCATAGCGGCGCTCGCCGCACGCGAGCTCGGCCGCCCGGTGAAGCTCGCGCTGACCCGCAGGCAGATGTACTTCACGGTGGGCTACCGGCCCGCGTACGAGTACAAGTTGAGCCTGGGCAGCACCCGGCGCGGACGGCTGACCGCGATGACGCACGACTACAAGTACGAGACCTCCCGCTACGAGCAGTTCTGGGAGGCCAACATGGCGCTGGGGCAGATGCTCTACGCCGTGCCCAACGTCAGCCAGAACGTCCAGATCGTTCCGCTCGATGTCAGCACCCCGCAGTGGATGCGCGGTCCCGGCTACGGCAGCGCCGCTTTCGTCATCGAAACCGCGGTGGACGAACTCGCCCACAAGCTCGGCATCGATCCGATCGAGCTGCGGCTGCGCAACGAGCCCGGCGAGGACCCGTCCACGCAGCAGCCCTTCTCCACCCGGCGGCTGCGCGAGTGCTTCCGCGTCGGCGCCCGCGCCTTCGGCTGGCACCGGCGCAACCCCAGGCCGCGCTCCACGCGTGACGGCGACTGGCTCATCGGCACCGGCGTGGCCACCGGCTGCTACGACGTCTTCCGCAGAGAGGCCCACGCCCACGCCAGGCTCGACGCCGACGGCACCGCGGTGGTCCAGTCCGCGACCCACGACACGGGCACGGGCACGTACACCTCCATGACCCAGGTCGCCGCCGACGCCCTCGGCCTGGCCGTACGCAACGTCACCTTCCGGCTCGGCGACTCCGCCATGCCACCGGCCCCCGCCCAGGGCGCCTCGACGACCATGCTCAGTGTCGGATCCGCCGTTCAGGACACCTGCGACAAGCTGCGGCAGCAGGCGATCAGGCTCGCGGTCGAGGACGAGCGCTCACCGCTGCACGGCGTCGCCCCCGACGACGTCGTGGTCCGCGGCGGACGGCTGCACGTGAAGGGCAACACCGCGCGCGGGGAGGCCTACCGGCAGCTCCTGGCCCGCAACAACCGCACCCACCTGGAGGCGCGCGGGTCGTACACCCCGGAGGAGGAGAGCCGGTTCTCGATGTACGGCTACGCCGCGATGTTCGCCGAGGTCGCGGTCGACGCCCGGCTCGGCCTGGTCCGGGTGCGGCGGATGCTCGGCGTGTACGACGCGGGGCGCATCATCAGCCCCAAGCTCGCCGAGAGCCAGGCCATCGGCGGCATGGTGGGCGGCATCGGCGCGGCCCTGCTGGAGCACACGGTCACCGACCACCGCGACGGCCGGATCGTCAACGCCAACCTCGCCGACTACCTCGTGCCCGTCAACGCCGACATCCCCGATCTCAAGGCCGTCTACCTCGACGGGGAGGACTACAAGGCCGCCCCCATCGGTGTGAAGAGCCTCGGGGAGCTCGTGCAGATCGGCGTGGCACCCGCCATCGCCAACGCGGTCTTCCACGCCACCGGACGCCGCGTCCGCGAACTGCCCATCACCGCCGAAGCCCTGCTCTGA
- a CDS encoding TetR family transcriptional regulator produces MSETARAADQSARKPPGLRERVRATVQAEVVEVAHRLFTEQGFDRTTVDQVAAEVGLSRASLFRYFGTKEDIVLGRLEESGRQIAEALAARPDDEQPWEALRRAFDVLTRMNEAAPEQALSYLRMLQETPSLRARHHEKQLSWQELLVPEIARRLGADPDQAEDIRPSALAAAALACLDAASTAWVACEGTVPLAVLLDRAMGALTE; encoded by the coding sequence ATGTCTGAAACCGCTCGTGCCGCCGACCAGTCCGCACGCAAGCCGCCCGGTCTGCGCGAGCGTGTGCGTGCGACGGTTCAGGCGGAAGTGGTCGAGGTGGCGCACCGGCTCTTCACCGAGCAGGGGTTCGACCGGACCACCGTCGACCAGGTCGCCGCCGAGGTGGGCCTGTCGCGCGCCAGCCTGTTCCGGTACTTCGGCACCAAGGAAGACATCGTCCTGGGACGCCTGGAGGAGTCCGGCCGCCAGATCGCGGAGGCGCTCGCCGCCCGCCCCGACGACGAGCAGCCGTGGGAGGCACTGCGCCGGGCGTTCGACGTCCTGACGCGGATGAACGAGGCAGCGCCCGAGCAGGCACTCAGCTATCTCCGCATGCTGCAGGAGACCCCGTCGCTGCGCGCCCGGCACCACGAGAAGCAGCTGAGCTGGCAGGAACTGCTGGTGCCGGAGATCGCCCGGCGGCTGGGGGCCGACCCCGACCAGGCCGAGGACATCCGGCCGAGCGCACTGGCCGCCGCCGCGCTCGCCTGCCTGGACGCAGCCTCCACGGCGTGGGTGGCCTGTGAGGGCACTGTCCCGCTGGCCGTGCTGCTCGACCGGGCGATGGGCGCGTTGACGGAGTGA